Proteins encoded together in one Camelina sativa cultivar DH55 chromosome 9, Cs, whole genome shotgun sequence window:
- the LOC104710951 gene encoding serine/threonine-protein kinase TIO — MNKLLNLSSPREVILDILMIVSDLSRMDKGFYKYIGEASVLLQPLKEFLTHSDQNIRAKACSALGNMCRHNGYFYSSLAEHQIIGLLIDRCADVTEAGCRLLSSCPEPEQERDSK, encoded by the exons ATGAATAAATTACTCAACCTTTCGAGTCCAAGAGAAGTCATACTTGATATTTTGATGATCGTATCTGATCTATCGAGGATGGATAAG GGTTTCTATAAATACATCGGCGAGGCTTCTGTTCTGCTGCAGCCTTTAAAAGAATTTCTTACTCATTCAGATCAAAATATACGCGCAAAAGCTTGTAGTGCTCTTGGTAACATGTGCAGACACAATGGATATTTCTACAGCTCTCTG GCTGAACATCAAATCATCGGCCTCCTCATTGATCGATGTGCAGACGTTACTGAGGCTGGTTGCAGATTGCTCAGCTCTTGCCCTGAACCCGAGCAAGAAAGAGACAGCAAGTGA